The following proteins are encoded in a genomic region of Nicotiana sylvestris chromosome 4, ASM39365v2, whole genome shotgun sequence:
- the LOC138889727 gene encoding uncharacterized protein, with amino-acid sequence MPRGCYECGDPGHMKRTCPKIRGKAIQQGQQPMIPAPIAQPPRGRGQSGRGRPRGGDQTMRGQSATAQSGEGQPADAPARFYALPARPDALASDTIITGIISICGRDVFVLFDQGSTYSYVSSLFAHFLVISPEPLGTPIHVSTPMGNSVVVDQIYRSCMVTFCGFETRAELLLLDMIDFEVILGMDWLSPYHTVLDFHAKTVTLAMPGLLGLEWRGSTVDTSSRVISFLKARHMVEKGCLAYLDYVRDTTIESPTIDSVLVVEEFADVFPSDLPGVPLNRDIDFYIDLAPSTQLYLSHSTLWL; translated from the coding sequence ATGCCGAGAGGTTGCTACGAGTGTGGAGATCCAggtcacatgaagaggacctGCCCCAAGATTCGGGGCAAGGCAATACAGCAGGGTCAGCAGCCTATGATTCCAGCACCGATTGCCCAGCCGCCTAGAGGCAGGGGACAAAGTGGtagaggtcgtcctagaggtggagaccaaACAATGAGAGGCCAGTCAGCTACTGCTCAGTCAGGTGAAGGCCAACCAGCCGatgctccagccagattctatgccctcCCGGCCAGACCAGATGCATTGGCGTCAGATaccatcatcacaggtattatttccatCTGCGGTAGAGATgtttttgtattatttgatcaagggtccacctattcatatgtatcatctctatttgctcattttttggttatttctcctgagcctttgggcactcctaTCCATGTGTCCACTCCTATGGGCAATTCTGTGGTTGTAGATCAGATCTACCGGTCTTGtatggtcacattctgtggtttcgagactagagcagaactcctgttgcttgatatgatcgactttgaggtcattctgggcatggattggttatccccataccACACCGTCCTTGatttccatgccaagactgttacattAGCGATGCCAGGGTTGCTAGGGTTGGAGTGGAGaggttccacagttgatacatctagtcgggttatctctttcctgaaggctcggcatatggtcgagaaggggtgtttggcttatctggattatgttcgggacaccaccatAGAGTCTCCAAcaattgattcagttctagtagttgaggagttcgccgatgtgtttccttctgatcttcctggcGTGCCACTGAATCGCGATATTgatttctatattgatttggctccaagtACCCAGCTATATCTATCCCACAGTACCCTATGGCTCTGA